Proteins from a single region of Aureibacter tunicatorum:
- a CDS encoding FtsL-like putative cell division protein: protein MIRNSYRSGKRPARKKKQVSIFGVIEKYVNLDAFFEGGLPVKYLPKIVFISLMGIIYIGNSHMTEKNTRKIDKLQVEVEDLRANYTTLKASYMYASKQSEVAKSVKKMGLKESLVPPVKIQVKKSEY from the coding sequence ATGATAAGAAATAGCTACAGATCGGGAAAAAGGCCAGCTAGAAAGAAAAAGCAAGTGAGCATATTTGGCGTGATTGAGAAATATGTGAATCTTGATGCTTTTTTCGAAGGCGGTTTGCCTGTCAAATATTTGCCTAAGATTGTTTTTATTAGTCTGATGGGAATTATTTACATAGGCAATAGCCACATGACCGAGAAAAATACCCGTAAGATAGACAAGCTTCAAGTGGAAGTTGAAGATTTAAGAGCGAATTATACTACCCTTAAGGCTTCTTACATGTATGCGAGCAAGCAGTCTGAAGTAGCAAAAAGTGTTAAGAAAATGGGCTTGAAGGAAAGTTTGGTTCCACCAGTAAAGATACAAGTGAAAAAAAGTGAATATTAA
- a CDS encoding FtsW/RodA/SpoVE family cell cycle protein produces METVKSWMKKHVTGDYYIWTIVFIFTIMSIWAVYSATQTLAFKMANGNTEYYLIKHSSLIGVALFCMWLAHKVDYKYYGALSKIGLIISVPLLLYTWKYGLNINEASRWLRVPIINLAFQPSDLAKLALISSLAFKLSKLQHEVTDSFKSLMPILGWVVTICGLIGLTDLSSSAMLFTTCMVIFFIGRIPMKFFMVMVFVGSVLAGGTAMMFGQRLGTAAARLERFWDKTEVSFQAEQSYIAVAKGGVTGKGPGNSEQKNFLPHPYSDFIYAIIIEEYGMTGGVFVLLLYLGLLYRGMVTAANSDRPYGGLLSAGLSFAIVFQALINMGVVTGLLPITGLPLPMISMGGTSLLFTGISFGIILSVSRGSNDNVEHTFNSDSVLKNEPMIEVK; encoded by the coding sequence ATGGAAACAGTAAAATCATGGATGAAAAAGCATGTCACAGGTGATTATTACATCTGGACAATAGTTTTCATTTTTACCATCATGAGTATTTGGGCGGTTTATAGCGCTACCCAAACATTAGCATTTAAAATGGCTAATGGAAATACCGAGTATTATTTGATTAAACACAGCTCTTTGATTGGAGTCGCTTTGTTTTGCATGTGGCTGGCTCATAAAGTGGATTATAAATATTATGGCGCTTTATCAAAGATCGGTTTGATTATCTCTGTGCCGCTTCTTTTATATACTTGGAAATATGGTTTGAATATTAATGAAGCGTCAAGATGGCTGAGAGTGCCAATTATAAACCTAGCTTTTCAACCTTCCGATTTGGCTAAACTGGCTTTGATTTCAAGTTTAGCCTTCAAGCTGTCAAAGCTTCAGCATGAAGTAACAGATTCTTTTAAAAGCTTGATGCCTATCTTAGGTTGGGTGGTTACGATCTGTGGGTTGATAGGCTTGACAGATTTATCTTCATCGGCAATGCTTTTCACGACTTGCATGGTGATTTTTTTCATTGGCCGTATTCCGATGAAGTTTTTCATGGTGATGGTTTTTGTCGGTTCGGTCTTAGCTGGCGGAACTGCGATGATGTTTGGGCAAAGGCTTGGAACCGCTGCGGCTAGACTCGAAAGGTTTTGGGACAAAACAGAAGTTTCTTTTCAAGCAGAGCAATCTTATATCGCAGTAGCTAAAGGAGGGGTCACAGGAAAGGGACCCGGAAATAGCGAACAGAAAAACTTTTTGCCTCATCCTTATTCCGATTTTATTTATGCGATTATTATTGAAGAATACGGTATGACGGGAGGTGTTTTTGTTCTGTTGCTATACTTAGGCCTATTGTATCGTGGCATGGTGACGGCAGCAAATAGTGATAGACCTTATGGTGGGTTATTATCAGCAGGTTTGAGTTTTGCTATAGTATTTCAAGCTTTGATAAACATGGGGGTGGTAACAGGATTATTGCCGATTACAGGTTTGCCATTGCCGATGATAAGCATGGGAGGTACTTCTTTGTTGTTTACAGGGATTTCATTTGGAATCATATTAAGTGTAAGCAGAGGAAGCAATGATAATGTCGAGCATACTTTCAATAGTGATTCTGTATTGAAAAATGAGCCGATGATTGAAGTTAAGTGA
- the murG gene encoding undecaprenyldiphospho-muramoylpentapeptide beta-N-acetylglucosaminyltransferase, protein MNRVIISGGGTGGHINPALAIANEIKKRNPQAEILFVGAKGRMEMERVPKAGYEIKGLWIDGIQRSLSFRNLMFPLKLIVSLIHSWLILRKFKPEACIGVGGFASGPLLYMATVLKIPTLIQEQNSYAGLTNKLLGNRIDKVCAGFEKGMERYFPKNKVVATGNPVREDLVEVEKIDENEALNYFGLQSNRPVLLVIGGSLGAKSVNLAMSKCVKNLLDQGLQVIWQTGKFYYDAIVEEQANLAEDPHLKIMAFVERMDFAYRVADVVVSRAGALSIAELEVVGKPSIFVPSPNVAEDHQTKNAESLLDQNACLLVKDSELDTKLEKQIIDLVENTSLMKELADNMNKVSKPYATKKIVDEIEKLKA, encoded by the coding sequence GTGAATAGAGTCATAATAAGCGGGGGAGGAACAGGAGGTCATATAAATCCAGCCCTGGCTATTGCTAATGAGATAAAAAAGCGCAATCCTCAAGCCGAGATTTTATTTGTTGGAGCTAAGGGACGAATGGAAATGGAACGCGTTCCAAAAGCCGGATACGAAATAAAAGGGCTTTGGATTGATGGTATTCAAAGAAGTTTGAGTTTTAGGAATTTGATGTTTCCCTTGAAATTAATCGTGAGCTTAATACATTCATGGTTGATATTGAGAAAGTTTAAACCTGAAGCCTGTATAGGCGTGGGAGGGTTTGCTAGTGGTCCATTATTGTATATGGCTACCGTACTGAAAATTCCCACATTGATTCAAGAGCAGAATTCTTATGCGGGTTTGACTAATAAATTGCTGGGGAATAGAATTGACAAGGTTTGTGCTGGATTTGAGAAGGGAATGGAAAGATATTTTCCAAAGAATAAGGTCGTGGCTACAGGGAACCCTGTGAGAGAAGACTTGGTCGAAGTGGAGAAAATTGATGAAAACGAAGCTTTAAATTATTTTGGATTACAGTCAAATAGGCCTGTTTTGTTGGTTATTGGCGGAAGTCTTGGGGCTAAATCGGTAAATCTTGCTATGAGCAAGTGTGTAAAGAATTTGCTAGACCAAGGTCTGCAAGTGATTTGGCAAACAGGAAAGTTTTACTATGATGCGATTGTAGAGGAACAAGCTAATTTGGCTGAAGACCCTCATTTGAAAATTATGGCTTTTGTAGAACGAATGGATTTTGCTTACAGGGTTGCCGATGTGGTAGTATCTAGAGCGGGAGCGCTTTCTATTGCTGAACTAGAGGTTGTTGGTAAACCATCGATATTTGTTCCTTCACCGAATGTGGCTGAAGATCATCAAACTAAAAATGCTGAAAGCCTGCTAGATCAGAATGCCTGTCTCTTAGTCAAAGACTCCGAATTGGATACGAAGCTTGAAAAGCAAATCATAGACCTTGTGGAGAATACGAGTTTGATGAAGGAGTTGGCTGATAATATGAACAAGGTATCGAAGCCATATGCGACCAAGAAAATAGTTGATGAAATAGAGAAGCTGAAAGCATGA
- a CDS encoding penicillin-binding protein, with protein MNIKKSILFRSRLAFLFVLLFAVALIYRIVAIQFVEGEKWIQKADQIGLKHKELKATRGNIYSDNGSLMATSLPFYKVAFDPTRASDEVYKAGIDTLSDLLSKKFGGKSANGYRRMINDARKNKSQYIVLSRKLIDHLDKKEVQTWPILKEGRMKGGVIFEKVNKRFLPFNDLARRTIGFVNENYNGAGLEYSFNDRLAGENGQALYRKISGGRWRPVHDESEVRPVNGFDIETTIDINLQDVAQSALKSALQSYKADYGCAVVMEVKTGEIKAMTNLSYDEESDYYYENYNFAVGAQGLTEPGSTFKLASMIALFEESNLDIDDKVQTGDGEYEFYDKIMRDHKPGGYGELTVKDAFAKSSNIAISKLVNDQFGLTPERFINYIKDMGLLEPLGFQMVGEGVPYIKSPDDKTWSGVTLPWMSIGYELKLTPLHVLAFYNAVANNGRMVRPMIVKRVFETNREIQTYKTEVIKKKICSDATLSKVRELLVEVVETGTAKNIKNDYYKIAGKTGTAQKVINRKYTKKYYTSFAGFFPAESPKYSCIVVIDKPTGGQQYGSDAAAPVFKEIADKIYSTDLNLHKAGLETQSSQGSFPVIKKGLGEDLKFLCNELGISNHMKTDDEWVKTRVNNNAVEWVSNRNAMNRVPDVRGMTLKDAMYLLENAGLRVVYKGTGRVETQSIVPGDKIKIGTQIFLKLKFNDT; from the coding sequence GTGAATATTAAGAAATCCATATTATTCCGCTCGCGGCTGGCTTTTTTATTCGTGCTGTTGTTTGCAGTGGCTTTGATCTATAGGATTGTGGCTATACAGTTTGTAGAAGGGGAGAAATGGATTCAAAAAGCTGATCAGATCGGTCTGAAACATAAAGAACTTAAAGCGACAAGAGGAAATATATATTCAGATAATGGAAGTTTGATGGCGACATCATTGCCTTTCTATAAAGTCGCATTCGACCCTACGCGAGCTTCCGATGAAGTTTATAAAGCAGGAATCGATACGCTGTCTGACTTGCTTTCCAAAAAATTTGGAGGGAAATCGGCAAATGGCTACAGAAGAATGATCAATGACGCTCGAAAAAATAAATCACAGTATATCGTATTGAGCCGTAAGTTGATTGATCATTTGGATAAGAAAGAAGTTCAGACTTGGCCTATTCTTAAGGAAGGCCGTATGAAAGGCGGCGTGATTTTCGAAAAAGTGAATAAACGCTTTTTGCCTTTTAATGATCTGGCCAGAAGGACTATTGGTTTTGTAAATGAGAATTACAATGGAGCGGGCTTGGAGTATAGTTTCAATGATCGCTTGGCGGGTGAGAATGGACAAGCCCTGTACAGAAAGATTTCAGGAGGGCGTTGGAGACCAGTGCATGATGAGTCTGAAGTTAGGCCTGTGAATGGCTTTGATATTGAAACTACGATTGATATAAATCTACAAGACGTGGCTCAAAGCGCTTTGAAATCCGCTCTTCAAAGCTATAAGGCAGACTATGGTTGCGCCGTGGTTATGGAAGTGAAAACAGGTGAGATCAAGGCAATGACGAACCTCAGTTATGATGAAGAGTCGGACTACTATTATGAGAATTACAACTTTGCTGTTGGTGCGCAAGGATTGACTGAACCGGGCTCTACGTTCAAATTGGCTTCCATGATAGCGTTGTTTGAGGAATCTAATTTGGATATTGATGATAAGGTTCAAACTGGAGATGGCGAGTATGAGTTTTACGACAAGATAATGAGAGATCACAAGCCCGGAGGATATGGCGAATTAACGGTCAAAGACGCATTTGCCAAATCGTCCAATATCGCGATTTCTAAGCTTGTTAATGACCAATTTGGCTTAACTCCTGAGCGGTTTATAAATTATATCAAGGATATGGGACTTTTAGAGCCTTTAGGCTTTCAAATGGTGGGCGAAGGCGTGCCATATATCAAGAGTCCTGATGATAAGACATGGAGTGGAGTAACATTGCCTTGGATGTCTATTGGTTATGAATTGAAACTGACGCCTTTGCATGTCTTGGCATTTTATAACGCAGTAGCCAATAATGGGCGAATGGTGAGGCCAATGATCGTCAAGAGAGTTTTTGAAACCAATAGAGAGATTCAAACTTACAAAACAGAAGTGATCAAAAAGAAAATCTGTTCGGACGCAACTTTGAGTAAAGTGAGGGAATTATTGGTCGAAGTGGTTGAAACAGGCACTGCGAAAAATATTAAAAATGATTATTATAAAATTGCGGGTAAAACTGGAACAGCTCAGAAAGTAATTAATAGAAAATACACAAAAAAGTATTATACTTCGTTCGCAGGCTTCTTTCCAGCGGAGTCGCCAAAGTACAGTTGCATAGTTGTGATAGACAAACCTACGGGTGGGCAGCAGTATGGAAGCGATGCTGCGGCTCCAGTCTTTAAGGAAATCGCAGATAAGATTTATTCCACGGATTTGAATTTGCATAAAGCAGGCTTGGAGACTCAATCAAGCCAAGGTTCATTCCCTGTTATCAAGAAAGGTTTGGGTGAGGATTTGAAGTTTTTATGCAATGAGTTGGGAATTTCAAATCATATGAAGACAGATGACGAATGGGTAAAAACTAGAGTCAATAATAACGCTGTGGAATGGGTGTCCAATAGAAATGCGATGAATAGAGTTCCCGATGTTAGAGGTATGACATTGAAAGATGCCATGTATTTATTGGAGAATGCTGGATTAAGAGTTGTATATAAAGGAACAGGCAGAGTGGAGACTCAGTCGATTGTTCCTGGCGATAAAATAAAAATTGGCACTCAAATTTTTTTAAAACTGAAATTTAATGATACTTAA
- the murD gene encoding UDP-N-acetylmuramoyl-L-alanine--D-glutamate ligase produces the protein MSKVVILGGGESGIGAAVLAKKKGFETFLSDFGVLNRQYKEELELQNIDFEEEGHTESLILDADMIIKSPGIPGTIPLLKKAKDNGIKIVSEIEFAFELTGANVIAITGTNGKTTTTSLIYHLLESAGYDVGLGGNIGFSFARQVAEQDKEWYVLEVSSFQLDDIDTFRPNIAVLLNITPDHLDRYDYDMSKYVDSKFRITKNQKSGDSFIFNADDEFIKQRLNDSILENRDCVPVSLTSQSENSICVYDGMELIFPASDLRISFNELSLKGPHNVQNVAHAVVAVKKAGLENEQILNGLRTFSPIEHRMEKVAEVDGVSFYNDSKATNVDATKFALESFDDVIWIAGGVDKGNDYALLSEIVEKNVKALIALGKDNAKLISAFKNIIPVYDCHSMDEAIEKAVGLAEKGDVVLLSPACASFDLFKNYEHRGQVFKQEVNKLL, from the coding sequence ATGAGTAAAGTAGTGATATTAGGAGGTGGTGAAAGTGGAATTGGAGCGGCTGTTTTAGCCAAGAAGAAGGGTTTTGAAACTTTTTTATCGGATTTTGGCGTATTGAACCGTCAGTATAAAGAAGAGCTTGAACTTCAAAATATTGATTTTGAAGAAGAAGGTCATACAGAAAGTTTGATTCTTGATGCCGACATGATAATTAAAAGTCCTGGTATACCAGGGACAATTCCATTATTAAAAAAAGCGAAAGACAATGGAATTAAGATTGTCTCTGAAATCGAATTTGCTTTTGAGCTTACAGGTGCTAATGTCATTGCTATAACAGGAACTAACGGGAAAACGACTACGACTTCGTTGATTTATCATTTGCTGGAAAGTGCTGGGTATGATGTTGGGCTTGGAGGTAATATAGGTTTTAGTTTTGCGAGGCAAGTTGCCGAACAAGATAAAGAATGGTATGTCTTGGAGGTTTCTAGTTTTCAGCTTGACGACATTGATACATTCAGGCCTAATATTGCTGTTTTGCTAAACATTACTCCTGACCATTTGGATCGGTACGATTATGATATGAGCAAGTACGTTGATTCAAAGTTTAGGATAACAAAGAATCAAAAGAGTGGCGATAGTTTTATTTTCAATGCTGATGATGAATTTATTAAACAGCGTTTGAACGATTCAATTTTAGAAAATAGGGATTGCGTTCCTGTGTCATTGACATCGCAAAGTGAAAATAGCATATGCGTTTATGACGGTATGGAACTAATATTTCCAGCTTCGGATTTGAGAATATCATTTAACGAATTGTCTTTGAAAGGACCGCATAATGTTCAAAATGTAGCCCATGCTGTAGTCGCTGTGAAAAAAGCAGGTCTTGAAAATGAACAGATTTTGAATGGCTTGAGAACTTTTTCTCCAATAGAACACCGTATGGAAAAGGTTGCTGAAGTTGATGGAGTGAGTTTTTATAATGATTCGAAAGCGACGAATGTTGATGCGACTAAGTTTGCTTTGGAAAGTTTTGACGATGTAATCTGGATCGCGGGAGGAGTTGACAAAGGAAATGATTATGCATTGCTATCGGAAATCGTTGAAAAAAATGTCAAGGCCTTGATTGCTTTAGGTAAGGACAATGCCAAGTTAATTTCTGCTTTCAAGAATATTATTCCTGTATACGATTGTCATAGTATGGATGAAGCTATTGAGAAAGCTGTTGGATTGGCAGAAAAAGGAGATGTCGTTTTGCTGTCCCCGGCTTGCGCAAGTTTCGATTTATTTAAGAATTATGAACATCGTGGACAGGTTTTCAAACAAGAGGTGAATAAATTATTGTGA
- a CDS encoding UDP-N-acetylmuramoyl-L-alanyl-D-glutamate--2,6-diaminopimelate ligase codes for MILNNLLKGVEFRSEDDLGLEIAKVQFDSRKVAEGDVFVAVNGLHVDGHDYINKAIAAGCVAIVGEKEKGDIAENFDKVIYVQVNDSSKALGVMASNYYGNPSSKLDIVAVTGTNGKTSTVTLLFQLFEKLGHSVGLLSTVENRINDEIIPSTHTTADALAINEMLAKMVSEGVSHCFMEASSHAIVQNRMFGLRLKGAVFTNISHDHLDYHGTFKEYISAKKLLFDRLGKESFALVNVDDKRGLVMLQNSKAKAYTYSLKNPSDFKARLIADTFEGLQLELDRKEVWLRMTGLFNAYNILAVYAVASLLDEDSDEALMILSQLKGAEGRFERIENQKSLTAIVDYAHTPDALGNVLDTIKKVGPEGKIITVVGCGGDRDRTKRPEMAKIACSLSDKVILTSDNPRSEDPELILNEMVKGVRDEDLHKYIKLTDRREAIKLSVMLAEKGDVILIAGKGHETYQEINGIKSHFDDREELRSFLDA; via the coding sequence ATGATACTTAATAACCTATTGAAAGGAGTGGAATTTCGCTCCGAAGATGACCTGGGATTAGAAATTGCTAAAGTTCAGTTTGATTCCAGAAAAGTTGCCGAAGGCGATGTTTTTGTCGCTGTCAATGGCTTGCATGTTGATGGACATGACTATATTAACAAAGCTATAGCTGCGGGTTGTGTCGCTATAGTAGGTGAAAAAGAAAAAGGTGACATAGCGGAAAACTTTGACAAAGTCATTTACGTGCAAGTGAATGACAGTTCAAAGGCATTGGGTGTCATGGCGTCAAATTACTATGGAAACCCTTCATCTAAATTGGATATAGTTGCTGTGACAGGGACAAATGGTAAGACCTCTACGGTAACATTGTTGTTTCAATTATTTGAAAAGTTGGGGCATTCTGTTGGTCTGCTTTCAACGGTTGAAAATCGCATCAATGATGAGATTATTCCTTCCACTCATACGACTGCAGACGCTTTAGCGATTAATGAAATGTTGGCAAAAATGGTTTCGGAAGGAGTAAGCCACTGTTTCATGGAAGCTAGTTCTCATGCGATAGTTCAAAATAGAATGTTTGGGCTTCGATTGAAAGGAGCTGTTTTTACAAATATATCGCATGATCATTTGGATTATCATGGCACTTTCAAAGAGTATATAAGCGCAAAAAAACTTCTATTTGATCGGTTGGGCAAAGAGTCCTTCGCTTTGGTAAATGTTGATGACAAAAGAGGTTTGGTGATGTTGCAAAACTCAAAAGCCAAGGCCTATACATATTCTTTAAAAAATCCTTCGGACTTCAAAGCTCGATTAATTGCGGACACTTTCGAAGGGCTTCAGTTGGAACTGGATAGAAAAGAGGTGTGGTTGAGGATGACAGGGCTTTTCAATGCATATAACATTTTAGCCGTATATGCTGTTGCTAGTCTTTTGGATGAGGATTCTGATGAAGCGTTGATGATATTGTCGCAGTTGAAAGGCGCTGAAGGAAGATTTGAGAGAATTGAAAATCAAAAATCACTGACAGCCATAGTTGACTATGCTCATACGCCTGATGCTTTGGGAAATGTGTTGGATACGATTAAGAAAGTAGGACCGGAAGGGAAAATAATCACTGTTGTGGGCTGCGGAGGCGATAGAGACCGAACGAAGCGACCTGAAATGGCTAAGATAGCTTGCTCACTGAGTGATAAAGTAATATTGACATCTGATAATCCAAGAAGCGAAGATCCTGAACTGATTCTTAATGAAATGGTAAAAGGTGTGAGAGATGAGGATTTGCATAAATATATCAAATTGACAGACCGAAGAGAAGCTATTAAATTGTCGGTTATGCTGGCTGAAAAGGGAGATGTGATTCTTATCGCTGGCAAGGGACATGAAACTTATCAAGAGATCAATGGTATTAAAAGCCACTTTGACGATAGGGAGGAGCTTAGGTCTTTTTTGGACGCTTAA
- the murC gene encoding UDP-N-acetylmuramate--L-alanine ligase produces the protein MNLKEIKYVYFLGIGGIGMSALARWFNHHGKEVSGYDRSESDITKSLISEGIKIFYKETIESIPDNVIKCKESTLVVYTPAISGSNVVRLFFENQGYKILKRAEVLGAITASMKTLAVAGTHGKTTTSTMLTFLLDRSGVNCSAFLGGISSNYNSNLLLGDADKELLAVVEADEFDRSFLRLSPDQAIITSIEADHLDIYGDDEEVVKAFVDFTNKFNDGAIVYVSSKLPSHLLSQLNPKLEYRKYGLNGGVASFRAENLRVKEGYCVFDYVSPIAKLENCELLVPGDHNVENMVAAISLALENGASSDLVRQAVKEFKGVKRRFEYHIKSDSRTFIDDYAHHPTEVRAIISSLKEMYPQKKLTVVFQPHLYSRTKDFADEFARSLDLADDVLVTEIYPARELPIEGVTSELITNVMNNDRVKRIQKNSLLEEIRDLNPELLLTIGAGDIANELESIKKILK, from the coding sequence ATGAATTTGAAGGAGATTAAATACGTATATTTTTTAGGCATAGGCGGAATTGGTATGAGCGCTTTGGCAAGGTGGTTCAATCATCATGGCAAGGAAGTCTCTGGTTATGATCGCTCTGAATCTGATATAACAAAATCGCTGATAAGTGAAGGAATAAAAATTTTTTATAAAGAAACGATAGAAAGTATCCCTGATAATGTAATAAAATGCAAAGAATCAACGTTAGTGGTATATACGCCTGCGATTAGCGGGAGTAATGTTGTTCGGTTATTTTTTGAGAATCAAGGTTACAAAATATTGAAAAGGGCTGAGGTGTTGGGGGCGATTACGGCTTCGATGAAAACTTTGGCTGTGGCTGGTACGCATGGTAAGACAACTACCAGTACGATGCTTACTTTTTTATTAGATAGGTCTGGAGTCAATTGCTCTGCATTTTTAGGAGGAATTTCATCAAATTATAATAGCAATTTGTTATTGGGAGATGCTGATAAAGAGTTGCTTGCAGTTGTTGAAGCGGATGAATTTGACCGTTCTTTTTTAAGATTGTCGCCAGATCAAGCGATTATAACTTCTATTGAAGCGGATCATTTGGATATCTATGGTGACGATGAGGAAGTGGTTAAAGCTTTTGTTGACTTTACAAATAAGTTCAATGACGGAGCGATTGTTTATGTTTCATCCAAGCTTCCGAGTCATTTGCTTTCGCAGTTGAACCCTAAGCTTGAGTATCGAAAATATGGATTGAATGGAGGTGTAGCTTCGTTTCGAGCAGAAAATTTGAGAGTGAAAGAAGGTTATTGCGTGTTTGACTATGTTTCACCAATTGCAAAGCTTGAAAATTGTGAGTTATTGGTTCCGGGAGATCATAATGTTGAGAATATGGTGGCTGCGATATCCTTAGCGCTGGAGAATGGGGCTTCTTCAGATTTAGTTAGGCAGGCCGTTAAAGAGTTCAAAGGAGTTAAAAGGAGATTTGAGTATCATATTAAGTCCGATTCAAGAACTTTTATCGATGACTATGCGCACCACCCGACAGAAGTTAGAGCGATTATAAGTTCTTTGAAGGAAATGTATCCGCAAAAAAAATTGACGGTGGTTTTTCAACCTCATTTATACTCAAGGACAAAGGATTTTGCGGATGAATTTGCAAGATCGTTGGATTTGGCTGATGATGTCCTAGTGACTGAGATTTATCCAGCAAGAGAGTTGCCTATAGAAGGAGTAACTTCCGAATTGATAACAAATGTTATGAATAACGACAGAGTGAAGAGAATTCAAAAGAATAGTCTTCTTGAGGAAATACGAGATTTGAATCCTGAGTTGTTATTGACAATTGGAGCAGGTGATATCGCGAATGAACTTGAGTCGATCAAAAAAATATTGAAATAA
- the mraY gene encoding phospho-N-acetylmuramoyl-pentapeptide-transferase, protein MFYYLFDYLKKTFDLAGAGVFQYITFRAGAAMFASLIITIFFGKAIIDKLHRLQVGESIRDLGLEGQMEKKGTPTMGGIMIIMAIVIPTILFAQLDNIYIILLIVSTLWMGVIGFLDDYIKVFRKNKEGLAGRFKIVGQVGLGLIVGLTLYFHEDVVVRINDAQDLSGGVMTAYHDIKSTVTTIPFLKNNEFDYSMLLPFLPDSYTWIVYVLVVIFIVTAVSNGANITDGIDGLAAGVSAVIGIVLAIFAYLSGNAIFADYLNIMYIPMSGELVIFCAAFIGACIGFLWYNSFPAQVFMGDTGSLSIGGVIAVMALVVKKELLIPILCGVFLIENLSVIIQVGYFKYTKKKYGEGRRVFKMAPLHHHYQKMGIHESKIVSRFIIVTILLAILTLTTLKLR, encoded by the coding sequence ATGTTTTATTATCTTTTTGATTATTTAAAAAAGACTTTTGATTTAGCTGGAGCAGGAGTTTTTCAGTATATCACTTTTCGAGCTGGAGCAGCGATGTTCGCCTCGTTGATTATCACAATATTTTTTGGCAAAGCGATTATAGACAAGTTGCACCGCTTGCAAGTAGGCGAAAGCATCAGGGATCTGGGCTTGGAAGGTCAGATGGAAAAAAAAGGTACGCCAACCATGGGAGGAATTATGATCATCATGGCTATTGTGATACCGACGATACTTTTCGCTCAATTAGATAATATATATATCATATTGTTGATAGTTTCCACTTTATGGATGGGAGTTATTGGTTTTCTAGATGATTATATAAAAGTTTTCAGGAAGAATAAAGAAGGGTTGGCCGGAAGGTTCAAGATTGTCGGACAAGTTGGCCTGGGTTTGATCGTAGGACTTACTCTTTATTTTCATGAAGATGTGGTGGTTAGAATCAATGACGCCCAAGATTTGAGTGGTGGAGTGATGACCGCATATCATGATATCAAGTCAACAGTGACGACTATTCCTTTTCTTAAGAACAATGAATTTGATTATTCGATGCTTCTGCCATTTTTACCGGATAGTTATACTTGGATAGTTTATGTCTTGGTTGTGATATTTATTGTTACGGCAGTATCGAATGGTGCGAATATTACGGATGGTATTGACGGATTGGCCGCTGGTGTTTCTGCCGTGATTGGTATTGTTCTGGCGATTTTCGCTTACTTGTCAGGAAATGCGATATTTGCGGACTATCTGAATATCATGTATATACCAATGTCGGGAGAATTAGTGATATTTTGCGCGGCTTTTATTGGTGCTTGCATAGGGTTCTTATGGTATAATAGTTTTCCCGCTCAAGTATTCATGGGAGACACAGGAAGTCTTTCCATAGGAGGTGTGATTGCTGTCATGGCTTTAGTGGTTAAAAAGGAATTGTTGATACCTATTTTATGCGGTGTTTTTCTTATAGAAAATCTTTCTGTGATTATTCAAGTAGGGTATTTCAAGTATACGAAAAAGAAATATGGAGAAGGTCGCAGAGTCTTTAAAATGGCGCCTTTGCATCACCATTATCAAAAGATGGGAATTCATGAGTCAAAGATTGTGAGCAGGTTTATTATTGTCACGATTTTGCTGGCGATTTTAACATTGACAACTTTAAAGCTTAGATAA